Proteins encoded together in one Porites lutea chromosome 2, jaPorLute2.1, whole genome shotgun sequence window:
- the LOC140927047 gene encoding uncharacterized protein, whose protein sequence is MKAFGGGWTLVVSISSKNNDYHQRPAINCWDSELCVPFNKDNMTTRKLSDEHIRHFASCEGTFRLDVFQGDYTVFYKIPQRSEQFDSACRGGNECPRLIISHHYPYTWETNNCTSLDVGYRIFLSSHYRVFDSHDDGECGALFISSLYESQRGLYGYTARDNNGIFLNKEGMLYVK, encoded by the exons ATGAAAGCTTTCG GAGGCGGATGGACATTAGTGGTCAGTATAAGCTCTAAAAACAATGATTACCATCAAAGACCTGCCATAAACTGCTGGGATTCAGAACTGTGCGTGCCTTTCAACAAAGATAACATGACGACTCGAAAACTTAGTGACGAACATATTCGTCACTTTGCAAGCTGTGAAG GAACATTTCGACTTGATGTTTTCCAAGGGGATTATACCGTCTTTTACAAG ATTCCTCAGCGATCAGAGCAATTTGATTCTGCCTGCCGTGGTGGTAATGA GTGTCCTCGTCTTATCATCTCTCACCATTATCCGTACACATGGGAAACAAACAACTGTACTAGTCTTGATGTGGGATATCGCATTTTCTTATCTTCTCATTACAGAG TATTTGATAGTCATGACGATGGCGAGTGTGGTGCACTATTTATATCATCCTTGTATG AGAGCCAACGTGGATTGTATGGGTACACCGCCAGGGACAACAATGGGATTTTTCTAAACAAGGAAGGAATGCTTTACGTCAAATAG